Below is a window of Clostridiales bacterium DNA.
AAACTCCGCGGGCTGACCGGCCCGGCGCCGATGCTGCCCCGGTACGCGCTGGGGTTCATCCAGTCGAAGGAACGGTACGTCAACGCGCAGGAACTCGAGGATACCGTGGCGGAATACCGCCGGCGGAAGATCCCGCTGGATGTGATCGTGCAGGACTGGCAGACCTGGCCGGAGGGACAGTGGGGACTGAAGCAGTATGACCGGAGCCGCTATCCGGAGGGCTTTGCCGACCGGCTGCACGCAATGAACGCCCGGGTGATGCTGTCCATCTGGCCGCATATGCAGGGCGACCGGAACAGCAATAAGGATGAAATGATCCGGGAAGGCTGCATGCTGGGCAACCGGTCCACCTACGACGCCTTCAGCCCGAAAGGAAGGGCGATCTACGGACGCCAGATCCGCGAAGGCCTGATGACGGAGAAGATCGACGCCTGGTGGTGCGACTGCACGGAACCGTTTGAAGCAGACTGGAATGGCAGCGAGCGGCTGCCGGACGGGGAACGGATGCGGGTGAACACCGGGGAAGCCCAAAAGTACCTGGACCCGGCATCCATCAGCCTGTACAGCCTGCTGCACTCCCGGGGAATCTGGGAGGAAATGCGCCGGGATTCCGGTGCGCCGCGGGTGCTGAACCTGACGCGCTCTTCCTGGGCGGGGCAGCGCCGGTACGCGGCGGTCACCTGGAGCGGGGACGTGTGCGCCACGTGGGAAACGCTGCGGCGCCATGTGCCGGAAGGCCTGAACTTTATGGCAGCCGGCGAACCGTTCTGGAACTGTGACGTGGGCGGATTCTTTACCAGCTGCCGGGAACCGTGGTTCTGGCGCGGGGAATTCCCGCGGGGAACGGAGGACCCGGGATACCGGGAGCTGTTTGTGCGCTGGCTGCAGTATGCATGCTTCCTTACGATGATGCGGGCCCATGGGACGGATACGCCGCGGGAGATCTGGCAGTTTGGCGGTGAAGGCGGCCGGTATTATGAGGCGATTGCCGCGTGCATCCGCATGCGTTACCGCCTGCTGGCATACCAGTATTCGCTGATGGCGGAAACCCGGGAGAAGGGAATTCCCGCCGTCCGCGTTCCGGCGCTGGTGTTCCCGGAGGACTCGTGCCTGCGGAAGACTGACAATGAGATGATGCTGGGCGACGGGCTCCTGGTGTGCCCGGTGACCCGGCCGGTGGAATATCTCCCCGGCGGGGAAAAGATCGCGGATCCGGACGAAAACACGGAGGTCTACCTCCCGGCGGGATTCCGCTGGTACGAAGCGGATGGAGACGGGGTATACGACGGCGGACAGGCGGCCATGGTGAGGACGCCGCTGGAAAAGGTGCCGGTGTTTGTGCGGGAGGGAACCATCCTGCCGCTGTCCCCGGCGCGGCAGTATACGGATGAAGAAACCGCGGAACCGACGGAGATCATCATCTTCTCCGGCCGGGACGGGGCGTTCGCTTTCTACGATGACGACGGCATCTCCTATGACTATGAGCACGGGGAATACCAGCGGATCCCGATGCGGTGGAACGACCGGGAACGGGCGCTGACCCTGGGCGCGCAGGAAGGGCGCCTGCGGCGGGAACAGCGCTTCGTGGTCCGGCTGCGCGGCGGGAAGGAAACCCGGGAAATCGCATATACCGGAGAAGAAATGACCGTCCGGTTCTGAGATCCCAACCGGCAGGAAACCATTGATCACGGAGGAGAACACCGGATGAAAATCCTGAACTTCGGCTCGCTGAACCTGGACTATGTATACCGGGTGGACCATTTTGCCGGCCCCGGGGAAACGCTCAGCGCGCTCTCCCGGGAGGTGAAGCCCGGCGGAAAGGGACTGAACCAGTCCATCGCGCTGGCGCGGGCCGGCGCACGGGTATTCCACGCAGGCTGCCTGGGGAAAGGCGGCGAAATGCTGCGGGAACTCCTGGAGAAGGACGGGGTGGATACCTCCCTGCTGCGGCCGGTGGAGGAGATGCAGGGGCATACGGTGATCCAGGTGGACCCGGAAGGGGAGAACAGCATCCTGCTGTACGGCGGGTCCAACCGGTGTGTAACGGAAGAACAGGTGGATGAAACGCTGGCAGCCTTCGGACCGGAGGACTGGCTCCTGCTGCAGAATGAGATCAGCATGAACGGCCGGATTGTGAACCGGGCGTATGAGCGGGGTATGCGGATTGTGCTGAATCCGTCCCCTTATGACGGGCGGCTGGCGGAAGTGGATTTCGCGAAGCTCAGCTGGGTGCTGGTGAACGAGGTGGAAGCGGAGCAGATGACCGGCACGCAGGATCCCGAACAGGCATGGGAAATCATGCACCGCCGCTGGCCGGACCTTTCCGCGGTGATCACCCTGGGCAGCCGCGGCAGCGCGGCCTTTGCCCGGGGAGGGAACGGGACCGAGACGGCCCGGCAGGAAGCCGTGAAGGTGCAGGCAGTGGATACCACGGCGGCCGGGGATACTTTTACCGGATACTTTATCGCGGGGCTGGCAGCGGGAAAACCGCTCTGCGAATGCATGGCGCAGGCGTCGCTGGCGGCGGCCATCAGCGTGACCCGGCCCGGGGCCGCGGATTCCATTCCCCGGGCGGAAGAACTGGAGAAGGGAGAGACCGGACGATGATGATTCAGCAGGCATCCTGGATTGCCATGGACGGCGCTGCCTCCACGGTGGTGCCGGTGTTCCGCAGGAAATTTTCCGGCGCGAAGGGGATATGGTCCGCTGCACTGGAGGTCACCTGCGACGGCGTGTATGAGGCCCGGCTGAACGGGGAGCGGATCGGAAACTTTATCCTGGCCCCGGGCTGGACGGAATACCGCAAGCGCCTCCAGGTGCAGCGGTACGATATTTCGGACATGCTGCAGGAAGAGAACGTCCTGGAGATCACCGTTGCCAACGGCTGGTACCGCCGGACGAACGCGCCGTGGACCGGCACGCACAATCCGGATGAGTTCCTGCCGGCCATGGTGATCGCCGCCCTGCAGATGCGGGGAAAGGACGGCATCGTGGAGACGATCCTGACGGATGAAAGCTGGGAAGTCTCCGAAAGCAATGTCACGCTCAGCGGGATCTTCATCGGCGAGGACGTGGATATGACCCGGGAGCCGCGTTTTGTGCCGGCAAAGGTATGCGACTATCCGAAATCCATGCTGATTCCCCAGGAAGGACCGGAGGTGCACGAGCAGGAAACGGTGTATCCCCGCGCGTCCTTCCGCACCCCGAAGGGGGAATGGGTGATCGACTTCGGCCAGAACCTGGCGGGCTATATGGCCTTTGACCTGGATGCGCATGCCGGGGAACGGCTGTCCGTTTCCACGGCGGAGGTGCTGGACCGGGATGGAAACTTCTACACGGCCAACTACCGCTCCGCCCGCAGCCAGCTGCATTACACCTGCCGGGAAGGGAAGCAGAGCTACCGGCCGCGGTTTACCTTCTTCGGGTTCCGCTACCTGCGGATTGACGAGGCGCCGGAAGGCTTTACGGCAGACCAGATCCGCGCAGTCGTGCTGCACTCGGAGATGACGCGCACCGGTTGGCTGGAAAGCAGCGACCCGATGCTGAACCAGCTGTTCAGCAATACGATCTGGAGCCAGAAGAGCAACTACCTGGATATCCCGACAGACTGCCCGCAGCGGGATGAGCGCTACGGCTGGACCGGCGACGCGCAGATCTTCTGCCGGGCGGCCACTTATCAGTTTGACGTGCGGCAGTTCTTCCGCAAATGGCTGGCGGATATGCGGGCGGCCCAGCATGATAACGGCTGGGTGCCGGACGTGGTGCCGAGCCTCACGGCCTACCGGCCCGGCGGCGGTGCCTGGTCCGACGCGGTGACGATCATCCCCTGGCAGCTGTATGAAACCTATGGCGACCTGTCTTTCCTTTCGGACATGTATGAAGTCATGGAAAAATGGATCGCGTATATCCCGACGGTTTCCGCCACGGAGGACCTGTGGACCGGCTGCTGGACCTATGGCGACTGGCTGGCGCTGGACTGGCCGGAGGATTATGTGCCCGCGAACATCGAGCTGGCCAAGCGCGGCGCCAGCAATGACGACCTGCTGTGCAGCGCGTTCTACGCCAACTCAGTGGATATCGTGATCCGCAGCGGAAAACTGCTGGGAAAGGACGTTGGCGAATATGAGGCACTGCATGCCCGGATCGTTTCCGCGTTCCGCAAACGCTTCGGCGGGCAGCTGAACACCCAGACGGAAAAGGTGCTGGCGCTTCATTTCAACCTTGCGGAGAACCCGCAGGAGACGGCGGACGCCCTGGCCGCGCAGGTCCGGGACTGCGGTATGCACCTGCAGACCGGCCTCGTCGGTACGCCGTACCTGCTGCACGAGCTGACCCGGTACGGGCATACGGATATCGCCTGGTCCCTGCTGCTGCGGAAGGAATACCCGGGCTGGATGTACTCCGTTTCCCGGGGCGCCACCACCACCTGGGAGCACTGGGACGGCATCAAGCCGGACGGCACCTTCTGGGATGAAGATATGAACTCCTATAACCATTACGCCTACGCCTCCGTGGCGGATTGGGTGTTCGGGGAAGCCTGCGGCATCCGACCGGCGGAGCCCGGCTTTGCCCGCGCGCGGATCGCTCCGCAACCGGATGACCGCCTGGACAGCCTGTGCGGAGTGTTCGATACCGTGCACGGGCGGATCCGCTCCGCGTGGAAGCACACGGAGGGCGGAATCCGCTATGAGATCGATACGCCGGTGCCGGCGGAGATCGTAATCGGCGGAAAGACATACCATGTGGAAAAGGGAAGCTACCTCTTCGGGGAAACAGGCGCCTGACGCCGGCCCCCGGGGACAAAAAGAAGGAAGCTGCCGGGGAAACCCGGCAGCTTTTGCCTGCCATAGCCGGAATGTACATAAAAACAGCCGAAGAAAGCGATTGCGCGCCCGGCGGAAAAGTGGTATAACTTCGCAGGCGAACCAGGCGGTTCGCGGAAGGAGTACCAGTTCGGATGTCACGCACCATGACCCGCGATTTAACGGAAGGGAAGCCGCTGAAGCTGATCCTTTCCTTTGCAGCCCCGCTTCTGTTCGGGATGCTTTTCCAGCAGTTATACAGCTTTGTCGATACCGCGATTGTCGGCCGGTACCTGGGAACTGAAAAACTGGCGGCGGTGGGCGCCACCGGTTCGGTGAACTTCCTGGTGATCGGCCTGTGCCTGGGCTTCTGCTCCGGCTTTTCCATCCCGATTGCCCAGGCCTTCGGCGCGAAGGATGAGCATGAAGTGCGCCGCAGCGTGTGGCACGCGGCAGTGCTCAGCGCGGGCCTGGCCATCATATTTGGCCTGGCGGCCACGCTGCTGTGCAAACCGCTGCTGCGGCTGATGAACACGCCGGAGGAGATCCTCGATTCCTCGGCCAGCTATATCCGCATCATCTTCGCGGCCATCCCGTGCTGCGTACTGTACAACATGGCCAGCGGCATCCTGCGGTCCCTGGGGGACAGCAAAACGCCGG
It encodes the following:
- a CDS encoding DUF5110 domain-containing protein yields the protein MRTEWTGVFGGIHLRLRAREDGILQVTRDLSGQFRENEYSPVTECPEGAWIRRTEAGSEVFALPGLCVRVNRGTGALSFEDGSGKLLLRERPDCSAELQEAEIRRSVFSEETRITEKTGADGARSSADPAATETDRTGVRGRQYFCFRENEALYGLGSHEEGIGNLRGHMRLLYQHNLKAVVPVLVSTAGWGILFDMGCGMAFHDDEEGSFMEIDCADSLDWYFVYGNGTYESLMEKLRGLTGPAPMLPRYALGFIQSKERYVNAQELEDTVAEYRRRKIPLDVIVQDWQTWPEGQWGLKQYDRSRYPEGFADRLHAMNARVMLSIWPHMQGDRNSNKDEMIREGCMLGNRSTYDAFSPKGRAIYGRQIREGLMTEKIDAWWCDCTEPFEADWNGSERLPDGERMRVNTGEAQKYLDPASISLYSLLHSRGIWEEMRRDSGAPRVLNLTRSSWAGQRRYAAVTWSGDVCATWETLRRHVPEGLNFMAAGEPFWNCDVGGFFTSCREPWFWRGEFPRGTEDPGYRELFVRWLQYACFLTMMRAHGTDTPREIWQFGGEGGRYYEAIAACIRMRYRLLAYQYSLMAETREKGIPAVRVPALVFPEDSCLRKTDNEMMLGDGLLVCPVTRPVEYLPGGEKIADPDENTEVYLPAGFRWYEADGDGVYDGGQAAMVRTPLEKVPVFVREGTILPLSPARQYTDEETAEPTEIIIFSGRDGAFAFYDDDGISYDYEHGEYQRIPMRWNDRERALTLGAQEGRLRREQRFVVRLRGGKETREIAYTGEEMTVRF
- a CDS encoding ribokinase; the encoded protein is MKILNFGSLNLDYVYRVDHFAGPGETLSALSREVKPGGKGLNQSIALARAGARVFHAGCLGKGGEMLRELLEKDGVDTSLLRPVEEMQGHTVIQVDPEGENSILLYGGSNRCVTEEQVDETLAAFGPEDWLLLQNEISMNGRIVNRAYERGMRIVLNPSPYDGRLAEVDFAKLSWVLVNEVEAEQMTGTQDPEQAWEIMHRRWPDLSAVITLGSRGSAAFARGGNGTETARQEAVKVQAVDTTAAGDTFTGYFIAGLAAGKPLCECMAQASLAAAISVTRPGAADSIPRAEELEKGETGR
- a CDS encoding family 78 glycoside hydrolase catalytic domain; translation: MIQQASWIAMDGAASTVVPVFRRKFSGAKGIWSAALEVTCDGVYEARLNGERIGNFILAPGWTEYRKRLQVQRYDISDMLQEENVLEITVANGWYRRTNAPWTGTHNPDEFLPAMVIAALQMRGKDGIVETILTDESWEVSESNVTLSGIFIGEDVDMTREPRFVPAKVCDYPKSMLIPQEGPEVHEQETVYPRASFRTPKGEWVIDFGQNLAGYMAFDLDAHAGERLSVSTAEVLDRDGNFYTANYRSARSQLHYTCREGKQSYRPRFTFFGFRYLRIDEAPEGFTADQIRAVVLHSEMTRTGWLESSDPMLNQLFSNTIWSQKSNYLDIPTDCPQRDERYGWTGDAQIFCRAATYQFDVRQFFRKWLADMRAAQHDNGWVPDVVPSLTAYRPGGGAWSDAVTIIPWQLYETYGDLSFLSDMYEVMEKWIAYIPTVSATEDLWTGCWTYGDWLALDWPEDYVPANIELAKRGASNDDLLCSAFYANSVDIVIRSGKLLGKDVGEYEALHARIVSAFRKRFGGQLNTQTEKVLALHFNLAENPQETADALAAQVRDCGMHLQTGLVGTPYLLHELTRYGHTDIAWSLLLRKEYPGWMYSVSRGATTTWEHWDGIKPDGTFWDEDMNSYNHYAYASVADWVFGEACGIRPAEPGFARARIAPQPDDRLDSLCGVFDTVHGRIRSAWKHTEGGIRYEIDTPVPAEIVIGGKTYHVEKGSYLFGETGA